In one window of Macadamia integrifolia cultivar HAES 741 chromosome 2, SCU_Mint_v3, whole genome shotgun sequence DNA:
- the LOC122088462 gene encoding metalloendoproteinase 2-MMP-like isoform X2: MQPTTTPTRASSIVTLRYNKFTEMKFSLLFFSFILFLSLFILPQIVLSRPVKQTFKSFKHLEGCHKGQTVKGLYELKQYLEKFGYLSYTHQSNKSLAAHANGDEFDDLLEAAVKTYQLNYNLNITGAIDSQTVKQMMVPRCGVADIINGTSWMRSGKRGHYNGSNTLHSIPPYSFFPDMPKWPAYMRDLTYSFHSSAQISAAKDLQSVCSKAFSRWAKRSWRWCPI; this comes from the exons ATGCAGCCCACCACAACACCAACAAGAGCTAGCTCCATTGTCACCTTACGATATAACAAGTTTACAGAGatgaaattttctctccttttcttctcctttatcCTCTTCCTGTCTCTCTTCATTTTGCCTCAAATAGTTCTATCCAGACCAGTTAAGCAAACTTTCAAGTCCTTCAAGCATCTGGAGGGATGCCACAAGGGGCAGACAGTGAAAGGGCTATATGAGCTCAAACAATATCTAGAGAAATTTGGTTACTTGAGTTATACTCATCAATCAAACAAAAGCCTTGCTGCCCATGCCAATGGCGACGAGTTCGATGACCTATTGGAGGCCGCAGTAAAGACCTACCAACTAAATTACAATCTGAATATCACAGGGGCCATAGATTCACAGACGGTGAAGCAAATGATGGTGCCAAGATGTGGTGTTGCAGATATCATCAATGGAACGAGTTGGATGCGATCGGGGAAGAGAGGACACTATAATGGCTCCAATACTCTCCACTCAATCCCCCCTTACTCATTTTTCCCAGACATGCCTAAATGGCCAGCTTACATGCGTGATCTCACATACTCTTTCCATTCCAGCGCCCAAATAAGTGCAGCAAAGGACTTGCAGTCTGTGTGCTCAAAAGCTTTCTCAAGATGGGCGAAG AGATCATGGAGATGGTGCCCCATTTGA
- the LOC122088462 gene encoding metalloendoproteinase 2-MMP-like isoform X1, with amino-acid sequence MQPTTTPTRASSIVTLRYNKFTEMKFSLLFFSFILFLSLFILPQIVLSRPVKQTFKSFKHLEGCHKGQTVKGLYELKQYLEKFGYLSYTHQSNKSLAAHANGDEFDDLLEAAVKTYQLNYNLNITGAIDSQTVKQMMVPRCGVADIINGTSWMRSGKRGHYNGSNTLHSIPPYSFFPDMPKWPAYMRDLTYSFHSSAQISAAKDLQSVCSKAFSRWAKVSQFTFEEVEEGTPNTDIVIGFHRRDHGDGAPFDGKWRILAHAFAPTDGKFHYDADENWSTNPSHNTVDLESVAVHEIGHLLGLGHTSVKDAIMYPSHSAGVVKRDLHSDDIAGIQYLYSSSE; translated from the coding sequence ATGCAGCCCACCACAACACCAACAAGAGCTAGCTCCATTGTCACCTTACGATATAACAAGTTTACAGAGatgaaattttctctccttttcttctcctttatcCTCTTCCTGTCTCTCTTCATTTTGCCTCAAATAGTTCTATCCAGACCAGTTAAGCAAACTTTCAAGTCCTTCAAGCATCTGGAGGGATGCCACAAGGGGCAGACAGTGAAAGGGCTATATGAGCTCAAACAATATCTAGAGAAATTTGGTTACTTGAGTTATACTCATCAATCAAACAAAAGCCTTGCTGCCCATGCCAATGGCGACGAGTTCGATGACCTATTGGAGGCCGCAGTAAAGACCTACCAACTAAATTACAATCTGAATATCACAGGGGCCATAGATTCACAGACGGTGAAGCAAATGATGGTGCCAAGATGTGGTGTTGCAGATATCATCAATGGAACGAGTTGGATGCGATCGGGGAAGAGAGGACACTATAATGGCTCCAATACTCTCCACTCAATCCCCCCTTACTCATTTTTCCCAGACATGCCTAAATGGCCAGCTTACATGCGTGATCTCACATACTCTTTCCATTCCAGCGCCCAAATAAGTGCAGCAAAGGACTTGCAGTCTGTGTGCTCAAAAGCTTTCTCAAGATGGGCGAAGGTAAGCCAGTTCACAtttgaagaagtagaagaaggtACACCAAATACTGATATAGTTATCGGATTCCACCGCAGAGATCATGGAGATGGTGCCCCATTTGATGGAAAATGGAGGATTCTAGCGCATGCTTTTGCACCAACTGATGGAAAGTTTCATTACGATGCTGATGAGAATTGGAGTACTAATCCAAGCCATAATACGGTAGACTTAGAATCAGTTGCTGTACATGAAATTGGACACCTTTTAGGTCTTGGCCACACCTCAGTTAAAGATGCCATCATGTACCCTTCCCATTCAGCTGGGGTTGTAAAGAGAGATCTCCATAGTGATGACATTGCAGGAATACAGTACTTATACAGTTCCTCCGAATGA